A stretch of Arachis hypogaea cultivar Tifrunner chromosome 15, arahy.Tifrunner.gnm2.J5K5, whole genome shotgun sequence DNA encodes these proteins:
- the LOC112750360 gene encoding origin of replication complex subunit 6 encodes MAKAKPPSCPSSASPFAPSPSHFPFRHTHTTETAMDLSELAKKLSLSDSKLVVRKAAELRRLSDVLFDSSIIGVGEVAKALICLEIAATRLGVLFDRSCAVRLSGLSEKAYIRCYNSLHNGLGVKMKLDVRELAIQFGCVRIIPLVREGLKLYKDRFTASLPASRRASADFTRPVFTAVAFYLCAKKHMLKVDKVRLIELCGTSESEFSNVSTTMKDLCHDVFGVAKEKKDPREVKSNRELLDVLPSKRKPEDGGYLSDEGPDLSSYKRRKQMEKGEYEKWKSSVVASNKQNKTEAPCKRTKQTRLDFLKESPETQELEAA; translated from the exons ATGGCAAAAGCAAAACCACCTTCGTGCCCATCATCAGCATCACCATTTGCCCCCTCTCCCTCACATTTCCCTTTCCGACATACACACACAACTGAAACAGCAATGGATCTTTCAGAGTTAGCAAAGAAGCTTTCACTCTCTGACTCTAAACTTGTCGTCCGCAAAGCCGCCGAGCTCCGTCGCCTCTCCGATGTTCTGTTTGATTCCTCCATCATCGGAGTC GGAGAAGTTGCCAAAGCTCTCATCTGCTTGGAAATTGCCGCTACCAG ACTCGGGGTTCTGTTCGATCGATCTTGTGCGGTGAGGCTCAGCGGCTTATCAGAAAAGGCTTACATCCGATGCTACAATTCACTCCACAACGGTCTAGGGGTCAA GATGAAGCTAGACGTAAGGGAATTGGCAATTCAGTTCGGATGCGTTCGGATTATCCCTTTGGTTCGGGAGGGGCTCAAGCT TTACAAGGACCGGTTTACTGCTTCATTGCCAGCGTCTCGTCGTGCAAGTGCTGACTTTACTCGTCCTGTGTTTACCGCCGTTGCTTTTTATTTATGTGCAAAGAAACACATG cTTAAAGTTGATAAGGTTAGGCTGATTGAGCTTTGTGGTACATCTGAATCTGAATTTTCTAAT GTTTCTACTACCATGAAGGACTTGTGTCATGATGTTTTTGGGGTTGCTAAAGAGAAGAAGGATCCGAGAGAAGTGAAGTCAAATCGAG AACTGCTTGATGTTTTACCTAGCAAAAGGAAACCTGAGGATGGTGGTTATTTGTCTGATGAAGGTCCAGAT CTTTCAAGTTATAAGAGACGCAAACAAATGGAAAAGGGTGAATATGAGAAGTGGAAGTCTTCTGTGGTTGCATCCAACAAGCAAAACAAAACTGAAG CACCTTGCAAGCGAACCAAGCAGACTCGCCTTGACTTTCTCAAGGAATCCCCAGAGACCCAGGAGTTGGAGGCTGCGTGA